The following proteins come from a genomic window of Candidatus Saccharibacteria bacterium oral taxon 488:
- a CDS encoding non-canonical purine NTP pyrophosphatase — MVKNVTFITSNQHKADALARVLDLPLAHRAVDLMEIQSTSLEEIVEHKVRQAYIVAKCPVLVEDVALEFTALGGLPGPFIKFFVEAPNGLENLCRMLDGFGDRSAVAACVFGYYDGEQIKLFRAELGGVIAKHPAGNGGFGWDKIFCPDGYGGKTRAELYTDEYVATYPTIKPIDAVRQFLITLE; from the coding sequence ATGGTAAAAAACGTTACGTTTATCACTAGCAATCAACACAAAGCAGATGCTCTAGCGCGTGTGCTAGATTTGCCGCTAGCACACCGGGCAGTTGATTTAATGGAGATTCAATCAACGAGCTTGGAAGAGATTGTTGAGCATAAAGTTCGCCAGGCGTATATAGTCGCTAAATGTCCGGTTCTAGTCGAGGATGTAGCGCTTGAGTTTACGGCGCTCGGTGGACTGCCAGGTCCGTTTATCAAGTTTTTTGTCGAGGCACCGAACGGTTTAGAGAATCTCTGTCGGATGCTTGATGGTTTTGGCGATCGATCGGCGGTGGCGGCGTGTGTGTTTGGCTACTACGATGGTGAGCAGATCAAATTGTTCCGTGCTGAACTTGGTGGCGTCATCGCCAAGCACCCTGCGGGCAACGGTGGTTTTGGCTGGGATAAAATATTTTGTCCGGATGGCTACGGCGGCAAAACACGCGCTGAACTTTATACTGACGAATATGTAGCCACGTACCCTACAATTAAACCAATTGATGCCGTCCGTCAATTTCTCATTACACTTGAATAA
- a CDS encoding GNAT family N-acetyltransferase: MNELTIERASHITESDVADITNLIAALTSKPHPADAKLLQQIIDSPSHVLLLARLSGKVVGMATVALLLGPAAGRKIYLDDFVADPTIQGKGVGSRLWDAIIDWGREQGALKLEFTSRPEREAAQQFYLKKGAVVRSTNAFAKEL; this comes from the coding sequence ATGAACGAATTAACAATTGAACGCGCATCCCACATCACCGAATCTGATGTGGCAGACATCACTAACCTTATCGCGGCGCTTACCAGCAAGCCGCATCCAGCTGACGCCAAGCTGTTGCAGCAGATTATCGACTCGCCGAGTCATGTGTTGCTGTTGGCGCGGTTATCGGGCAAAGTTGTTGGCATGGCAACGGTGGCACTGCTACTTGGGCCGGCTGCTGGGCGTAAGATCTATCTCGATGACTTCGTTGCTGATCCGACTATCCAGGGTAAGGGCGTCGGCTCTCGACTCTGGGACGCTATTATTGACTGGGGCCGCGAGCAGGGCGCTTTGAAATTAGAATTCACATCACGCCCAGAACGTGAAGCGGCGCAGCAGTTCTACTTGAAAAAGGGCGCAGTCGTACGTAGCACTAACGCTTTTGCTAAGGAATTGTAG
- a CDS encoding phosphate acetyltransferase, whose protein sequence is MNQHIRDLAKILASNPPRVVFPEGDNHIIQQAARALEESGAVQPVLLDGKEDAISRGATMLTSGEADVMVAGIDHPTKDVLRAGLKIVGLAPDIRYASSFFVIDVPQFQGGERGLLLFADCGMNIQPNAEQLAAIAVASADSAASLGWKPRVAMLSYSTKGSAGGDSVELVTQALQLVKTEQPDILIDGELQLDAAIVPAIGQKKSPDSPVAGRANVLVFPDLDSGNIAYKLAEHLAGGHAYGPILQGFARPISDLSRGSSVDDVIGATLITASMARTS, encoded by the coding sequence ATGAATCAGCACATACGAGACTTAGCAAAAATTTTAGCTTCAAATCCGCCACGCGTGGTATTTCCTGAGGGCGATAATCACATCATCCAGCAGGCGGCGCGGGCACTAGAAGAAAGCGGCGCGGTGCAGCCGGTGCTGCTTGATGGAAAAGAGGACGCTATCAGTCGCGGTGCAACGATGCTAACGAGCGGCGAAGCTGACGTTATGGTGGCTGGAATTGACCATCCGACAAAAGACGTGCTGCGAGCTGGACTCAAAATTGTTGGGCTGGCACCTGATATTCGGTATGCATCCAGCTTTTTCGTGATAGACGTCCCACAGTTTCAGGGCGGCGAACGAGGTCTGCTACTCTTTGCCGACTGCGGCATGAACATTCAGCCAAACGCCGAGCAGCTAGCGGCAATTGCTGTGGCCTCGGCGGATAGTGCGGCATCACTTGGCTGGAAGCCGCGCGTGGCTATGTTGTCATACTCAACGAAAGGTAGCGCTGGTGGCGACAGTGTCGAGCTCGTCACCCAGGCACTGCAGCTCGTCAAAACAGAACAGCCCGATATACTCATTGACGGTGAACTGCAATTAGACGCGGCAATCGTCCCGGCTATCGGCCAGAAAAAATCACCGGACAGTCCGGTTGCTGGCAGAGCTAATGTCCTTGTTTTCCCTGATCTTGATTCTGGCAATATCGCTTATAAGCTAGCCGAACACCTGGCTGGCGGCCATGCATACGGGCCGATCTTGCAGGGTTTTGCTCGGCCGATCAGCGATCTATCGCGCGGCTCCAGCGTTGATGATGTGATTGGCGCCACGCTTATTACTGCCAGTATGGCGCGAACTTCATAG